In Amycolatopsis coloradensis, one genomic interval encodes:
- a CDS encoding TetR/AcrR family transcriptional regulator: MTDMARLQARGVRLPRTERRAQLLAAAQRVFAANGYHAAAMDEIAEEAGVSKPVLYQHFPGKLDLYIALLESHVDELVRRVKDALDSTTDNKQRVPATVGAFFDFVNNDAGAFRMVFESDLRGEPAVQEAVDRATSASVDAITETITADAGLDEDKARLLAVGLVGLSQVSARFWLAHHKSMSREEAVALTANLAWRGIGGGFPLQH; encoded by the coding sequence ATGACAGACATGGCGCGACTGCAGGCCCGAGGTGTCCGCCTGCCCAGAACGGAACGCCGCGCCCAGCTGCTGGCCGCCGCCCAGCGGGTGTTCGCCGCGAACGGATACCACGCCGCCGCGATGGACGAGATCGCCGAAGAGGCCGGAGTCAGCAAGCCGGTCCTCTACCAGCATTTCCCCGGCAAGCTCGACCTCTACATCGCGCTGCTGGAGAGCCACGTCGACGAACTGGTACGGCGGGTCAAGGACGCGCTCGACTCCACGACGGACAACAAGCAGCGCGTGCCGGCGACCGTCGGCGCGTTCTTCGACTTCGTCAACAACGACGCCGGCGCGTTCCGCATGGTCTTCGAGTCCGACCTGCGCGGCGAGCCCGCCGTGCAGGAGGCGGTGGACCGGGCGACGTCGGCCAGCGTCGACGCGATCACCGAGACCATCACCGCCGACGCGGGCCTCGACGAGGACAAGGCCCGGCTGCTCGCTGTCGGCCTCGTGGGCCTCTCGCAGGTCAGCGCGCGGTTCTGGCTGGCGCACCACAAGTCGATGAGCCGCGAAGAGGCCGTCGCCCTCACCGCCAACCTCGCCTGGCGGGGCATCGGCGGTGGCTTCCCGCTGCAGCACTGA
- a CDS encoding amidohydrolase family protein, with translation MIARVRGRALPDGEYVDLYADGDRWTSDPVPGAELVAEGWLLPGLVDAHTHPGAEEPGDPMDDEILRADLHRHVDAGVTMIRSPGLPGEPPEWFGAEPGLPRAVHAGPWIAQHGEFFDGWGRRATHAELPALAAEQAKRTGWAKVIADWQTGDDAVPSDVLTAVVEAVHAVGGRLAVHSQHAAGGEAAVAAGVDSVEHGMWLDPGYLPDMAARGTALTPTLSVFQAALGRARDREDTPRKRWFVGGAEAHPALVVAAAEAGVKILAGTDSRPHGRVGDEIRALAEAGLRPHHALAAGSWAAREYLGLPGLVPGAPADAVVYAEDPREDLGQLEHPVAVVLRGVRVR, from the coding sequence GTGATCGCCAGAGTCCGTGGGCGCGCGCTTCCCGATGGCGAGTACGTCGATTTGTACGCCGACGGCGACCGCTGGACGTCCGATCCGGTTCCGGGTGCGGAGCTGGTGGCCGAGGGCTGGCTCCTGCCGGGGCTCGTTGACGCCCACACCCATCCCGGAGCCGAGGAGCCCGGCGATCCGATGGACGACGAGATCCTGCGTGCCGACCTGCACCGGCACGTCGACGCCGGGGTCACGATGATCCGTTCGCCGGGGCTGCCCGGTGAGCCGCCCGAGTGGTTCGGTGCCGAACCCGGGCTGCCCCGCGCGGTGCACGCCGGACCGTGGATCGCCCAGCACGGCGAGTTCTTCGACGGCTGGGGTCGCCGCGCCACGCACGCGGAGCTTCCCGCGCTCGCCGCGGAGCAGGCGAAACGTACCGGCTGGGCCAAGGTCATCGCCGACTGGCAGACCGGGGACGACGCCGTGCCGTCCGACGTACTGACCGCGGTCGTCGAGGCGGTGCACGCGGTGGGCGGGCGTCTCGCGGTGCACTCGCAGCACGCCGCCGGAGGCGAAGCCGCGGTGGCCGCCGGAGTCGATTCCGTCGAACACGGAATGTGGCTCGATCCCGGCTATCTGCCGGACATGGCGGCCCGCGGCACCGCGCTCACACCGACGCTTTCGGTGTTCCAGGCGGCGCTGGGGAGGGCACGGGACCGCGAGGACACCCCGCGGAAACGCTGGTTCGTCGGCGGGGCGGAGGCGCATCCCGCGCTGGTCGTGGCGGCGGCCGAGGCAGGCGTGAAGATCCTCGCCGGTACGGATTCCCGGCCGCATGGTCGTGTCGGCGACGAAATCCGCGCGCTGGCGGAAGCGGGGCTGCGACCGCACCACGCCCTCGCCGCGGGCTCGTGGGCCGCGCGCGAGTACCTGGGGTTGCCCGGGCTGGTGCCGGGCGCGCCCGCCGACGCCGTCGTCTACGCGGAGGATCCGCGCGAAGACCTCGGACAGCTGGAGCATCCCGTCGCGGTCGTTTTGCGGGGCGTCCGCGTCAGGTGA
- a CDS encoding alpha/beta hydrolase, with translation MRSVKQRDAVSWDPSREHRFVTGDGTALHVETSGPADSELTLVLVHGWTQDHRTWDGVASRLGDSVRTLRYDLRGHGGSAPAKPGTATIATLADDLAELIEDRVPNGPLVLAGHSMGGMTIMELSRRHPDLVARRVAGVAFVATSSGEMDRITLGLPGIAGSGAARFERRLAKLLAKNRRDALPLPLSVVRPGARLLVFGRRPARADVDSVAEQLLCAHPASVAGFQDAISRHDCRVTLAALQGKPVVVLAGERDRLCPPPHAKVIADELPEAEFVRYPGAGHMLPQERAQEVSDRIAALVRRAARV, from the coding sequence GACCGGTGACGGCACCGCCCTGCACGTCGAGACGAGCGGGCCCGCCGACTCCGAACTCACGCTGGTACTCGTGCACGGCTGGACACAGGACCACCGGACCTGGGACGGCGTGGCGTCGCGGCTCGGCGACTCCGTCCGGACCCTGCGCTACGACCTGCGCGGCCACGGCGGTTCCGCGCCGGCGAAACCGGGGACGGCCACGATCGCGACCCTCGCCGACGACCTCGCCGAGCTGATCGAAGACCGTGTCCCGAACGGACCGCTCGTGCTCGCCGGGCACTCCATGGGCGGTATGACGATCATGGAGCTTTCCCGCAGACATCCCGATCTCGTGGCCCGGCGCGTCGCAGGGGTCGCGTTCGTCGCCACATCGTCCGGTGAGATGGACCGGATCACCCTCGGCTTGCCGGGGATCGCGGGCAGCGGCGCGGCGAGGTTCGAACGGAGGCTCGCGAAGCTGCTCGCGAAGAACCGCCGTGACGCCTTGCCGCTGCCGCTGTCGGTGGTGCGGCCGGGTGCCCGGCTGCTCGTCTTCGGGCGGCGACCCGCTCGGGCCGACGTGGACTCGGTCGCCGAACAGCTGCTGTGCGCGCATCCGGCGAGCGTCGCGGGTTTCCAGGACGCGATCTCGCGGCACGACTGCCGGGTCACGCTGGCGGCGCTGCAGGGTAAACCGGTGGTCGTGCTCGCGGGGGAGCGGGACCGGCTCTGCCCGCCGCCGCACGCCAAGGTCATCGCCGACGAGCTGCCGGAGGCGGAGTTCGTGCGCTACCCGGGCGCCGGGCACATGCTCCCGCAGGAACGGGCGCAAGAGGTTTCGGACCGCATCGCCGCCCTCGTCCGCCGCGCCGCGAGGGTCTGA
- a CDS encoding alpha/beta hydrolase, with product MKLHIRRTPGGPETAVYVHGLGGSSTNWTDLAALLAPQAGGTSVDLPGFGYSEPPGRFDFSLDSHAEIVASHIESLETGPVHLFGNSMGGAVALLVAARRPELVKTLTLISPAMPDLRPSMKRLSDPRMAFAYLPLIGPRVRRQLAALGPRERAMQVIKLCFADPSRFAESRLDELEEEHSARAAFEWAAPALARSTFGIFRTWSARGPASLWAVAPTVDAPTLVVWGQHDRVISVRRAERTARLLPHARLLVLPRTGHVAQMERPNVVAKAVLGMWESVESGTW from the coding sequence GTGAAATTGCACATCCGCCGGACACCGGGCGGCCCGGAGACGGCCGTCTACGTCCACGGGCTCGGCGGTTCGTCCACGAACTGGACCGACCTGGCCGCGTTGCTGGCGCCCCAAGCGGGAGGCACCTCGGTCGATTTGCCGGGTTTCGGCTATTCGGAGCCGCCCGGCAGGTTCGATTTCAGCCTCGACTCGCACGCCGAGATCGTCGCGAGCCACATCGAGAGCCTCGAAACGGGGCCGGTGCACTTGTTCGGCAACTCGATGGGCGGCGCGGTCGCGCTGCTCGTCGCGGCCCGCCGTCCGGAGCTGGTGAAGACGCTCACGCTGATCTCACCCGCGATGCCGGATCTCCGGCCCAGCATGAAACGGCTGTCCGACCCGCGGATGGCGTTCGCGTACCTGCCGCTGATCGGTCCGCGGGTGCGACGGCAGCTGGCCGCGCTCGGTCCGCGTGAACGTGCCATGCAGGTCATCAAGCTGTGCTTCGCCGATCCCAGCCGCTTCGCCGAAAGCAGGCTGGACGAGCTCGAAGAGGAGCACAGCGCTCGTGCCGCCTTCGAGTGGGCCGCCCCCGCTCTGGCACGCAGCACCTTCGGCATCTTCCGGACGTGGTCCGCCCGCGGGCCCGCGTCGCTGTGGGCGGTCGCGCCGACCGTCGACGCGCCGACACTCGTCGTGTGGGGGCAGCACGACCGGGTGATCTCCGTCCGGCGCGCCGAGCGCACCGCTCGGCTACTTCCGCACGCCCGGTTGCTGGTACTTCCCCGAACCGGCCACGTGGCGCAGATGGAACGCCCGAATGTCGTAGCGAAGGCCGTTTTGGGGATGTGGGAATCGGTCGAATCGGGCACCTGGTAG
- a CDS encoding amidohydrolase family protein, translating into MKQRGSILSVFTLTLAVVLGAALLTNLGGETTEAGSDAEFAGAGRVVIRDASMVLTMDPSLGEGPLGALADADVVLEGTKIKQVGKDLDAGSAKVVDGRGKIVLPGFVDLHNHLWQSLIRGCAADKELIGWLGKCVIPLYRAPVTDADAYAGTKLAAADVVSTGITTVTDWSHAFNTDFAKGGLRALGESKLRFLYSYNGTTDPALQNEIRRVKREVIDPNPLARLQIGTHPSTGNFPSVEASEKLARELGVSLNVHLLESKADLTAGQMDALRRANALHPGLVANHVIQTTDADLDELAAAGVSVAHNPLSNMRLASGVIRLPEMKKRNMKVGLGLDGGTNDTSDMFNVMRAAVGLQRATTTDPAVYPTTADVLRMATLGGAEALGMDKEIGSLTPGKRADLQLVDAQTVNFAPKVDWVNQLVFNTQPANVSWVFVDGRALKREGRVVGIDTAKVVADAQLAADRLKKLLPQ; encoded by the coding sequence ATGAAACAGCGTGGATCGATTCTGTCCGTCTTCACCCTCACCCTCGCCGTGGTCCTCGGCGCGGCCCTGCTCACGAACCTCGGCGGTGAGACCACCGAAGCCGGGAGCGACGCCGAGTTCGCCGGGGCCGGCCGTGTCGTCATCCGTGACGCCTCGATGGTGCTCACCATGGATCCCAGCCTCGGCGAAGGACCGCTCGGCGCCCTCGCCGACGCCGACGTCGTGCTGGAAGGCACCAAGATCAAGCAGGTCGGCAAGGACCTCGACGCGGGCTCCGCGAAGGTCGTCGACGGCCGCGGCAAGATCGTGCTGCCCGGATTCGTCGACCTGCACAACCACCTGTGGCAGTCGCTCATCCGCGGCTGCGCGGCCGACAAGGAACTCATCGGCTGGCTCGGCAAATGCGTCATCCCGTTGTACCGCGCGCCCGTGACCGACGCGGACGCGTACGCGGGCACGAAACTCGCCGCGGCCGACGTCGTCTCGACCGGCATCACCACCGTCACCGACTGGTCGCACGCGTTCAACACCGACTTCGCCAAGGGCGGTCTCCGCGCGCTCGGCGAGTCGAAGCTGCGGTTCCTCTACTCCTACAACGGCACCACCGATCCCGCGCTGCAGAACGAGATCCGCCGCGTGAAGCGCGAGGTCATCGACCCGAACCCGTTGGCACGCCTGCAGATCGGCACTCATCCGTCCACGGGGAACTTCCCGAGCGTCGAGGCGTCGGAGAAGCTCGCGCGCGAACTCGGCGTCTCACTGAACGTGCACCTGCTCGAATCGAAGGCCGATCTGACCGCGGGGCAGATGGACGCGCTCCGGCGGGCGAACGCGCTGCACCCCGGGCTGGTGGCGAACCACGTCATCCAGACCACCGACGCAGACCTCGACGAGCTCGCGGCCGCCGGCGTCAGCGTGGCGCACAACCCGCTGTCGAACATGCGCCTCGCGTCCGGGGTGATCCGGCTGCCGGAGATGAAGAAGCGGAACATGAAGGTCGGGCTCGGCCTCGACGGCGGCACGAACGACACGAGCGACATGTTCAACGTGATGCGCGCGGCCGTCGGTCTCCAGCGGGCGACCACGACGGATCCGGCGGTCTACCCGACCACGGCGGACGTCCTGCGTATGGCGACCCTCGGTGGCGCGGAAGCGCTGGGGATGGACAAGGAGATCGGGTCGCTGACGCCGGGCAAGCGGGCGGATCTCCAGTTGGTCGACGCCCAGACGGTCAACTTCGCGCCGAAGGTGGACTGGGTGAATCAGCTGGTCTTCAACACCCAGCCCGCGAACGTCTCGTGGGTGTTCGTCGACGGTCGCGCCCTCAAGCGCGAAGGACGCGTCGTCGGCATCGACACCGCGAAGGTCGTCGCCGACGCCCAGCTTGCCGCCGACCGCCTGAAGAAGCTCCTGCCCCAGTAA
- a CDS encoding carboxymuconolactone decarboxylase family protein, whose product MPHIALDENLPGITALFAYRPETAAPLGQLAEVLLRGPSSLSVGERELIGAVVSRGNDCTFCSRSHAAVAAEALEGGMPVVEAAWKDVDGAPVSAKVKALLHVALAVRESGKSVGEDLIELARAEGATDVEIHDTVLIAAAFCMFNRYVDGLATLAVDDQDAYREAGVRLLEHGYTNL is encoded by the coding sequence ATGCCCCACATCGCGCTCGACGAGAACCTGCCCGGCATCACGGCTCTGTTCGCCTACCGGCCGGAGACGGCCGCGCCGCTCGGGCAACTCGCCGAGGTCCTGCTTCGCGGCCCGAGCAGCCTCAGCGTGGGCGAGCGCGAACTGATCGGCGCGGTCGTCTCGCGCGGCAACGACTGCACGTTCTGCTCACGCAGTCACGCCGCCGTCGCCGCCGAAGCGCTCGAAGGCGGCATGCCGGTCGTCGAAGCGGCTTGGAAGGACGTCGACGGCGCACCTGTGTCGGCGAAGGTGAAGGCGCTTCTGCACGTCGCGCTCGCGGTCCGGGAAAGCGGGAAATCCGTGGGCGAAGATCTGATCGAGCTGGCCCGCGCGGAGGGCGCTACGGACGTCGAAATCCACGACACGGTCCTGATCGCGGCTGCCTTCTGCATGTTCAACCGCTACGTCGACGGGCTGGCCACCCTCGCCGTCGACGACCAGGACGCCTACCGGGAGGCCGGTGTCCGTCTCCTTGAGCACGGCTACACGAACCTCTGA